The genome window TGCCATTTCACCCGCCGGACCTCTCTGCCAAATCTGTGATAGCGACCATTTCCCATACCAGCTATGGTTGCCGACCCATTACAGCTACGAACTAAGGCTCCCTGTTTATCACTGTGGAAGCTCCTTTGCTCTGCGATGAACGTCGACCAATTTATGATGTAGGTGTACATCGTGACTGTTCATGGTCCATTGCTACCGGTGTTTTGTTACGGTGCGTATGAAATAACCGTATTGGAATAATACGTTGGTCGGTTTGTAAAATTGTTTCGGATGACTGTTTTTTGACGACAGAATGTTGCGTCGTTTGCAGGAGAAGTTGTGCCTTTCCAAATTTCTGTTCGTTTATCGCTACGGTTACTCGGTCTCCCACAAACAGGGCTATATATTACACCTTATCAATCATTATTGGATTTGATTAGGAAGTAGGTGTTGTTTGAAGTTTACTCCATTCTTGGGCGTTCGACGGATTCACTCGACTGTGGCcagtaaaagaaattaatcggaCATGGCCAACGAACAAAAAGGGCGTTCAACAACCTGCATCCTGTCCCTTCCGACCGAGGTGCTATCCGAGGTGCTTGCACGTGTCGCATCTTGTTCATCCACTGATCTTTTTCGGGCAAAACTATGGTTCGTTCTGGTATTGGTGATAGAAACAGGAAGAGGCGTTTAAAATATATGACATGTTACAATCGTTTGCGTTTAATGGATCATTTCTCTTATTTTGCAGCTGTAAGTTGTTTTACGAAGTTTCGGAAGCAGACAACATTTACCACCGGGTGTCAATGGATAAGTTTGAAATCGTGCCGTGGTCAAAAAACGACCAAGTGTCGAGGTTCTTGAAGAAGTGTAGAGAAAGCAAAAATCCAGAAGCCTTGTATCGAAAAGGAGTGGTAAGCATTGGGCCGAAGTCCCGTTTGCTCGAAATTTTCTAGACTAAGCTGAGGTCATCTATATCATTTGAACTTGATGATGATTTTGGTCTGCACACTTTACCCCAAAACGTATATATACAACAGGTTACTGCAGCTTTCTGCCCCAGTAAATAATTATTGTCCCGCCGCCTTGGATGTTCACGAAGcactttttttgattttttcgtTACTATTTCCCCGATGACTTTTACGGAAGAGTGTAATATCAACCTTGCACTGTTTAGGTTGATTATTTTACGGACAAGCATGAGGACTCAGCATTGGAATGCCTGGAAGAAGCTGCCAATTCAGGCCATGCGGATGCGGCATATGCGTTGGGAATAATTTACATCTTTCTTGGTGGGGACGAGTTAAAGCGCAAAGGTATGCGACTGCTGAGCGGGTTGAAGAAATCCAGAATTCTGAAAGCCAAACAATTTCATCCTCGTCACAATTTGCGAGCGCTGCTGAGGATGATATGGGTCAAGAACCCTTTGTTTCTAAAGCCAACGCCCATTTGTTGTGCCATGACACACGAGAGGAAAACATCTTCATGGCCTATGGATGCCGATGACGTGGAGGAGGAGAGTACATGTGAAGCCTGCGCTTGCGATGAAGAAATTGGAGCAATTTGTGCTGCCCTACCTTATCGTTAGTGTATAAGATTGAATGTTGACAACTCCTTTTGATGCACAAATTTGTCACCATGGTGTACAAATTAATTATGTTTTTTCAGTAAATTGACCGCTACTTCTTACTCTGTTAATATTACTGGTATGAAAAGCTAAATAGCTTATCTTCAATATGTTCTGTTCTGTAAAGTATCACTTTACGTCAattgaccagctctttatggctttcctccattataagaacagagtacccattttgccataaataaagttttttatcgggtaaaaaaaaataaaatccattTACGTTAattgaccagctctttatggctctACTTCATTATActtcattataagaacagagtacccaagTTTTtcgtaaaaaaaatttttttgttgggtttaaaaaaaaattctaagcGATTTACGTCAATTGACCAGCTCTTTAtttctttcctccattataagaacagagtacccatttttccataaataaaatccaaacatcgggtaaaaaaaaaaaatgatttatgttaattgaccagctctttatggctttcctccattataagaacagagtacccatttttagataaataaaattttgtatcgggtaaaaataaattaaaatcgATTTACGTTAattgaccagctctttatgcctttcctccattataagaacggagtacccatttttccataaataaaTTGTTCACTCCgatgaaataaaaatttaatcgaTTTACGTTGATGTTTCtgaactctttatggctttcctccattataacaaCAGAGTACACTCTCGGACAtaactaaatttatttatcggaaaaaatgtaaaaaataaacTCGATTTACAATAAAAGACGGACCTTTATATGGCTTTCCTTTACAATAAAGTCGATTTAcgtaaacaaatttatttatgggattaaatgaaaataaacaagTTCCTGAATAAAACACGAGCTCTTTTTGGCTATCGTCCATAAAGATAATGTTTCTGATTTTTCCATAAGCTaattcaggggaggtttgtgaaagtATCCCTTataatatatgtgtatataatattaataaattatataaatacataattacATTTGTTATTATGAATAGATTGTAATATAACCCCTTGTAATTTGCCTTCCGCATAACCCGCTTCGGAATAGACGCTGGAATACCGAATCGGGTTTATCTTGATTTGACCAAATCGGGTTTGCCTCCCCTCCACGCCCGTCCCCGCCTGATCAATTATCCCACAAAAAGCTCGTCTTTGCTGAACTTCTCATACTTTCTCCTGTTTAGCCCATTAAAAGCTCCGTTGTTGTGtaaacacacttgaaaagcttcGGTTTAAActttcccccctccccccctTCTGAAATTTGGAGCAGTTCAGGCGGCAAGGTCCAAATAAATCGGATTTTTCGCGTTCGGTTCCTCTGTTGCTCAACGTACTCAACAATTGAACCGCAGCCCGAAGCAAGCATAGGCAGTAAAATGGAGGCCTGTATGAGTCTTCCAGTGTATGCAGGCATGTGGGTCGACGTACAAGCTCTCGCTGGTGAGTGTATCGATATCACGGAATATCTTAATgcccaaaatttgttaaatttgcTGGGAAATAATGACAAGTGCTATGATGCAATGGTTAGGGAATTCTATGCTAACTATAGGGCAAATAAGCAGAAGTCTGTTCTGCGTTCAGTGGTTAGGAATGTACACATGGAATTGTCTGCTGAGGTTTTGTGTTCAGAGTTTGGGTTGGTTGACAGTGGATACACTGTTGACTATAGACGGATTAGCGCAAAGAATGTAGATAAGGTTGCTGTGAAGGGGTACAATGAcctagaatttcttggagagatTCGGCTAAATGGTTACAGAGTTATGAACTTGGGCAAAAAGAATAAGTTTTATGCGCCGTATATGAAAGTGGTCCCACGGCTGTTACATCTGATAATAACGCATAGCATTGTACCTAAAGCCGGAAGTATCACTTCCGTTAGTGCATTAGAAAGAGTTATACTGTGGCATATGTTACACAAACAACCTGTAAACATAGGCAATTTGATCATTGCAACTATGCTCAACAGGATTAGGAAGATTAAGAGCATGGAGAATAAGAGAACACATCTCCCTTTTGGTATGTTGCTGACCAGACTGTTTAGGCGCTTTGATGTGCCATTCTTGGCTGACCATGTTGACAAAGGATTTTACGGCCACAAAATGGGAGTATCGTACATCAAAAGACTGGCAGTCAAAGGTGAAGATGGTGGTTGGATGTGGAAGAAATCCTATACCTCTGATGCTGTCATTGGTCAGAATGGGGACGCGAATAGAAAACTTGTAGAAATAAAAGAGATGGATAAGCAGGGGAAGTGTGCTGGGGTCGAGGTGCGGCCGGTTGTGGGGGAAAAAGCACACCTTGAAGAAGTTGTCATActatatgaacagaccagaaaAGGGGCAACTGTATGTGACATTGTTATTTTACTCCTTGTTTCTTCTTCTCGATGGCAACCCAGGAGGATAACCCAATATTTGTATGACTAGGTTGTGGATAAAGTGAAACAAATTTTACAAGGGGTTGGTGCCATCAAAGTGAAGGACTGCGGATTTGAGACATTGCCATTTCTACGAGATGTAAGACATGCTCCTGCGCTTTCCTGTAATCCCCTTTATATATGCTAATACCTTAATTTATTGTCCAGTGTCTACCACAAACTTCCGGCGTACCACCTGATGAATTGAAAGAAGCCGTATGCTTTCATGTCAGACAACTCGTCCCGCAGATGTATGTTAAACTATCGGTACTGTCAATGGCTAACAATGGTCTCGCTTTCATCTCTTTATTGTAATCATGTCAATCATTGTTCACAGCTGTGCCAGTACACTAGATAGGCAGCATCTCTTTGATATTACTAGAGAAGAACTGGAGCAAGTGATGCTTCAGGAGACATGTCTCAGTGACAAAGTAAGTTTTTTATGCGATTGCACAGGCCTACCTTGTTCACTGATCTCGCTTTGTATTTCCACTCTTATTCAATGTTTGAATTTGTTCCATTCTGTGAAGGTTGTGACCCAGTACCTTCACTTACTCCAGAAACAATATAAGCAATTTGTTTTCTTCAATCCTATGTTTTGGGTACGTAATGTTAAATTATTGTATGTGCTGTTGTGCCTTGCAAAATGTGGAACTAATACTTGCTTCTCAATCACTTCGTTGTAGCTGAAATGTGTGTTAGACTATCCATGCATATCTCCCGCAACCAAAAAGCCATTCGTTGATCAAAGCAATGACGACTCCATGACAAATCCTGAAAAGGTAAACATTACCTATCATTCTCGCCTTAACATTCTTATACAATATGAGTAGCAGCTGCATGTTAGTGGAATTGGATTCAGCCTAATATGCCTTAGCTTTTAACACATTCGACATTGCTCGTTGTATGCGATTGCAGATTTTTTTCCCAATCATTTATTCAAATCATTGGTTGCTCATGATTGCACATGTCAAGGACAAAGAAGTGTACATTGTTGATTCTATGGACAATTACAAAAGCTTCTACCAAGGTTTGATGCAATCTGTGGTGAGTAAACATCGAAATCGTACCTTAGCTTCATTTCCGAAGAAGGTAACATATTTCTAACATTCGATACCTGCTGTATTTATTTCCTTCTTAGGAATGGATTTTGATGGAAATTTTCCACCAAAATCAACCCTGGACATTTATTCTTGTAAaacacaaactaaaacagacAGACGCGGCGAGTTGCGGGGTTTTCACCTTGAAGTTTGCGCAATGTTGGGCAAAGGGGTGTCGGCCACAATTTGTAAGTGCACAAGTATACAACCCCTTGTGGCAAGCTCACTTTATTGCGTCTGACATCATTTCTGAATGTATGTACAGCTTGATGCTGTCATTGCTAGAAAATTTATTGCCTGGGAGATCGCTTTGGGGAAACTTGCGGACCCGTTCGCTTATGCTGCGTTCCTGATAGAAAATAAACAGGCACATGAGGCTGTAACCAGAGGAGATTTGCAAAATGATGCTACCAACGATGTGGGGCATCAGGAAACAGGGAACGGTACATTATGTCTCGCCTTTACTGTAATTGGTTCGTTGCATATGAAGGcaatattaaattttaaattctttagGGCATTTGCAAATTATTGGTACGAAATTAATCTTGTATAAAGGAAACCATAAAAAGTGTACGTACCTCTGTTCCGATGCATCTCCCCGTGACCATCGCATTCACAAATTGCTTTTCTACTCCCGCTATTCCATTATTAATTGACTTCTGCTCACGACATTGTAATAAATTCTCGACCCCAGATCTTTGCTTTACACTTTCCAATTCCTCTTGTTTGATTTCGCATTATGACATTCAAATTGGATCTCACATGCAAAATCCATGTGCTGAAAAATTGTATGCCTTCATTTTTTCCCCAGTCGAAGGTACAAGGGTAACAAAAAGCCCGCCAGAACTTGCGTCCGCCAATGATTCAAAGAAGAAGCTTCTTATTGTTGATTTGAATGGAGTGGTTCTGGGCAGTGCATTTCGCCATTCGACCAGAAATCGGGAGTTCAACTTCAGGCcacattgctttgaatttttgaaGGTGTGTCTGTCATATTTTGAGGTGGCTGTTTGGTCATCGAAGCTAAGGTATCCGCGAACCTATATTTGAATTACTTCATTAACTGGAACTTCAATACAAGTTTTTGTGTTATCATTCGAATTGAAGACATTTGTGTTTTCTGCAGCCACAATATTCAACCAGTGTTGGACAGTCTAtccaaaaaaatgaatgaacgTTTGGAGCAGAGACTGTTATTTGTTTGGGTGAGATGTAATTCACAAATTACTTCGATTGTGTGTAGTCAGTCCGTGTGCAAGACTTCTGATAAAGGAAAGTCGGGAACAATCAATATTGTGCAGGATCAGTCGCGGTGCACTATGACACAAACCAGCCTTAGGGAAAATCCAAGCAAAACGGTCATGTTTAAGGACCTAAAACATGTGTGGGGAGAATACAAGTCGTACAACAGCTCTAACACGATATTAGTCGATGATTCTCCGTATAAATCATTCCTTAATTCTGTAAGTGCACCATACCCACTGATCGTTATGATGTATATGTTCCGGTATGCACAAATATGTGTATAAGGGCTAACTGTTTCCATATTACTCATTCTTCAGCCGTACAATGCAATCTTCCCCACCTCTTATACATCTTACACTGTAGAAGACAATTATTTGGGTAAAACGCGGTTCGCGATGCTTTGAAATGTGGCTTTTGCTACGGTAAGCACAGCCTGTTCAGCTAGCCTGACACAAAACATATTTGCAGATCCTGAAGGAGATTTTGTACGACACCTGAAGAAATTGGCCAGTGCTGATAATGTACGAGATTTCATTAAGCGAAACCGTTTTGGACAATCACCTGTAACAGAAGGCAGTGTGGATTGGCACTTTTATGTTAATGTTGTCAGCAAGCTTGGACTGCATAACACAACAAAGCAAGTGACGCGCAAACGGGAAGCCCCAAACAGATATTCTCCGGAGGTATCCATTGCATTCATGTTCAGGAATATGTTCACAATAGTTCAACACCTCGTTATGATAGCTAAAATTGCGTCTGATCATATGCACAGaccaagaaaaaaaggaaaatttgaaagCATGAGGAAGATCATTTTATGGACCGTTCACTGTACGGAGGCTTCTCCAAACCATTGGAAGGAGAGAACCTCTCTTCTGATGGGACACACAAGCAAAACTGTTGTGCTTTAGTGAGACACTGGGCCTGTCTAATTCATATATGTTGGTACTACTTTCTTCCCCTACTTCTGTTTTTGTTTGCAAAGGATACAAGCTGAgttttttttatgcaaattcTAACAGTCCCGGCAGTTGGAAATCACCCTATTGTCTGCAGGTTCCCGAATGCACATCAGCAAAAATTATCAGATAATGGCTGTAATTGCTGTCAAATGCAGGATGCGTCAGCCATATACTCCTGCTACAAACGTTGGCATGTAGTAACTTTAGCCTGTTTTCATTGTAATTGTTTGTTGGCAACTTCTCGTCTAAACATTAAGGATCTAAATGTCACACACTAAATCTGTCCGTCTGCTTAACCTCTCGGATACGTGCAATACTAACAGTTGGTCAGGGAGCAATGGTTCACATTAATTGAGCTAGGCTCCTTGCTTTGCGTCTGTACCAAAATAAAGTCCAGCAATGGAATCTGTTAACCAACACGAAGTCTGTATGAGTTGGAGAGATGTGGAAAGACAGAATTTTATGAGAATGCAACTTTACATATTTGccctttcaatttttaaatcaaaGTCCAAAGATTAGTTTTCTTGTTCCAATAAATAGAATATTTGAGCAAGACAAATTTCTAAAACGATTGCATATGCATTCCTACAAGgtgaataataataagttgCGTTTCCAAATAATAAGTTGCTATTTTTTTCTTGCATCTTGACCTATTTGCCCAATTTTACTCAAAATGTTAACCTTCAGCTCATTGACATTCCACATATATacttataaatgtatattatatgtgcatatatttataatatatatgtgtatgtggtaataatatattatataattatacttatctttgttattataaatatactaaaaattatactacttaatatataatattctctataattataaaaaatattagtaCAATTACATAAtgtattatataaataaatattataattatttaaataaataaataaactaattctaaatattttgggataatttcataacaCAACAATCCCGGTCACTTTCGTAATGTAtcactttcccataaaagaccagctctttatgaccttcctccattataagaacaaagcACCCCTTTTTCCATTAATagatttatttatcggataaaatatattaaaactcgttttccaataaaaacccagctctttatggcttttgtccattataagaacagagtacccttttccataaaagaatttatttatcgaataaaaataaatcagTTGTCtgataaaacaccagctctttatggctttcgtTCATAAATTATCCAGTTTCCCATTTTTCCATACGCTaattcaggggaggtttgtgaaattatcccgtataatgtatatgtgtatataatattaataaattatataattttaattatataaaatattagttatGGGTGCAGAACGGAACAAGAGAATTACAGGTGAATTATAGGTGAAGAACGTTAAAATTTTAGTTATTGGTGAATTATGGGTGACGAACGGAACAAAGCCCAGTTTTGTGATTCCTCGACTTGCTCGAATTTGAGAAAGTACATGACACAGTGACAGCGCCACCGAGAAAGCTTCGCAGTGcatttagaaatttattttagGATATAGTGGGAAATTTAGGAAATTTCCGAATTTATTAAAGGCGTTGTGTTATAAAAGCCAACctctttatgcctttcttcCTTCATACAGTCACCTAATTACCCAAGTTCCTCAGCTACAAATTCATTTAtcgaaaagcaaaaaaatagaCCCGTTGTTGATTAAAGaatagctctttaaggctttcttCCGTTAAACTGACACAGTCCCCGACGTGCATCAAATACAAATGTATTTATCGGACGAAATTGCTGTTAAACCCGTTGTTGAAAACTCTcgatcagctctttatggcttgcGACCCTGTTACACTGACAGAGTAGTA of Coffea eugenioides isolate CCC68of unplaced genomic scaffold, Ceug_1.0 ScVebR1_439;HRSCAF=1117, whole genome shotgun sequence contains these proteins:
- the LOC113758273 gene encoding putative F-box protein At1g67623 — its product is MANEQKGRSTTCILSLPTEVLSEVLARVASCSSTDLFRAKLCCKLFYEVSEADNIYHRVSMDKFEIVPWSKNDQVSRFLKKCRESKNPEALYRKGVVDYFTDKHEDSALECLEEAANSGHADAAYALGIIYIFLGGDELKRKGMRLLSGLKKSRILKAKQFHPRHNLRALLRMIWVKNPLFLKPTPICCAMTHERKTSSWPMDADDVEEESTCEACACDEEIGAICAALPYR